In uncultured Ilyobacter sp., a genomic segment contains:
- a CDS encoding IS3 family transposase (programmed frameshift) yields the protein MSNQKRKRRTYTDEFKNQLVLLHLNGKRKCDIVREYDISASLLNKWINQSETSGSFNGKDNRTPEEQELIELRKRNKQLEMENDILKQAGADFRTKVNVIKNNIHKYSVSAMCQVLEISRSIYYYKSKIKNNISPLIELIKDIFEESRRNYGTRRIKFELFKLGHKISRRRISSIMKQNGLVSKYIIANFKPHHDKVNEEELANLVERNFNKKDHLQVVVSDLTYVRVGKAWNYICVLIDLFNREIIGYSSGKNKDAQLVARAFSKVKGNLQKVKIFHTDRGNEFNNQLIKRTLETFNIRRSLSMKGCPYDNAVAEATFKTIKTEFINGVYFDSLEELNYELLDYVNWFNNHRIHSSLGYQTPVEYRMNNLKKVV from the exons ATATCAAACCAGAAGAGAAAACGTCGTACCTACACAGATGAATTTAAAAATCAATTAGTTCTATTGCATCTAAATGGAAAGCGTAAATGTGATATCGTAAGAGAATATGATATCTCTGCCTCATTATTAAATAAATGGATAAACCAATCTGAAACTAGTGGCTCTTTTAATGGAAAAGATAATCGTACCCCTGAAGAACAAGAACTTATTGAACTTCGTAAGCGAAATAAGCAGCTTGAAATGGAGAATGATATTTTAAAGCAGGCGG GCGCTGATTTTAGGACGAAAGTAAATGTGATTAAAAATAATATTCACAAATACTCTGTATCAGCAATGTGCCAAGTCCTTGAGATTTCTAGAAGTATCTATTATTACAAGTCTAAAATTAAAAATAACATCTCTCCTTTAATAGAACTAATCAAAGATATTTTTGAAGAGAGTAGAAGAAACTATGGAACCAGAAGAATAAAATTTGAGCTTTTTAAACTGGGACATAAAATTTCCAGAAGACGAATAAGCTCAATCATGAAACAAAATGGGTTGGTATCAAAATATATAATCGCAAATTTTAAGCCACATCACGACAAAGTCAATGAAGAAGAGTTGGCTAATTTAGTTGAGCGTAATTTTAACAAAAAGGATCATCTACAAGTTGTAGTTAGCGATTTAACCTACGTCAGGGTAGGTAAGGCCTGGAATTATATCTGTGTCTTAATAGATCTTTTTAACAGAGAAATCATAGGTTATAGCTCTGGAAAAAACAAAGATGCCCAGTTGGTAGCAAGAGCTTTTTCAAAAGTGAAAGGAAACCTACAAAAGGTTAAAATTTTCCATACGGACCGTGGAAATGAATTTAATAATCAATTAATAAAAAGAACGCTAGAAACCTTTAATATTAGGCGTTCTTTAAGTATGAAAGGGTGTCCATACGATAATGCAGTGGCAGAAGCCACCTTCAAAACCATAAAGACGGAATTTATAAATGGAGTTTATTTTGATTCCTTAGAAGAATTAAATTATGAATTATTAGATTATGTTAACTGGTTTAATAACCACAGAATCCACTCTTCTCTTGGTTATCAAACGCCAGTAGAGTACAGAATGAATAACCTTAAAAAAGTTGTCTAA
- a CDS encoding NAD(P)-dependent alcohol dehydrogenase has translation MKAVVHEKYGSPDILQIKKIEKPVPNDKEVLIRVYATSVNRTDCATLRGIPLLTRVATGIFKPKLEISGSEFSGIVEETGKNATSLKKGDKVFGFDDQGLESHAEYLKISEEKAFIIPKNVSLEQAAAGIEGAHYAYNFINKVDLKAGHKVLVNGATGAIGSSVVQLLKYYGAHVTAVCKEKNKDLVKSLGADEVIDFTSEDFTKSNQKYQFVFDTVGKSSFFKCRSILKNGGVYVSSDLGYMAQNLFLPFITPFIKFLFKNKKTAFPFPANIKRSILLIKKLIEEEKFHAVVDRSYTLEEISEAYKYVEKGEKLGNIIIKVVHSDFK, from the coding sequence ATGAAAGCAGTTGTTCATGAAAAATATGGTTCACCAGACATACTTCAGATAAAAAAGATAGAAAAGCCAGTTCCCAATGACAAGGAGGTCTTGATAAGAGTATATGCAACTTCAGTAAACAGAACAGACTGTGCAACTCTAAGGGGAATACCACTTTTAACCAGAGTCGCTACAGGAATATTCAAACCAAAACTTGAGATTTCAGGAAGCGAGTTTTCAGGTATAGTAGAAGAAACTGGAAAAAATGCTACTTCTCTAAAAAAAGGGGACAAAGTTTTTGGCTTTGATGATCAAGGGCTAGAATCACACGCAGAGTATTTGAAAATTTCAGAGGAGAAGGCCTTTATTATACCCAAAAATGTAAGTCTGGAACAGGCTGCTGCTGGTATAGAGGGTGCTCATTATGCGTATAATTTCATCAACAAAGTCGATCTAAAAGCCGGCCATAAAGTCCTGGTAAACGGTGCTACTGGGGCTATAGGTTCAAGTGTCGTTCAACTTTTAAAATATTACGGAGCTCATGTTACTGCAGTTTGCAAGGAAAAGAATAAGGATTTGGTAAAATCATTGGGGGCAGATGAGGTGATAGACTTTACCAGTGAAGATTTTACAAAATCTAATCAGAAATACCAATTTGTTTTTGACACTGTAGGTAAGAGTTCTTTTTTCAAATGCAGATCGATACTGAAAAATGGTGGAGTTTATGTTTCTTCAGACTTAGGTTATATGGCACAAAATCTATTTCTGCCATTTATAACTCCTTTTATAAAATTCTTATTTAAAAACAAGAAAACTGCTTTTCCCTTTCCTGCAAACATAAAGAGAAGTATACTTCTAATTAAAAAACTAATAGAAGAAGAAAAATTTCATGCGGTAGTAGACAGAAGCTATACTTTAGAAGAAATTTCAGAGGCCTACAAGTACGTAGAAAAAGGAGAAAAGCTTGGAAATATCATCATAAAAGTAGTGCATTCAGATTTTAAATAG
- a CDS encoding GGDEF domain-containing protein yields MGTAVKIALISHCISNIIVTLVIFSLWRQNKSRFNGISSWMFSFLLQAVGMPLIFMRGIIPDFFSIVLSNTLIVAGSVILYFGFGDFINEKILRWPYLTAVGVFFIFYTYFGVISPNLYMRLTLIYFSVAIINFQCVRILWKNKDSNMAINYELTGGIIFFSGLFYLGSMFDNLYNHYDIDFFSKGLRFVTLIIVSQLIKIIVTFSIMIMVNRRLLLTLEDESVAKENLMKELEYQARVDILTNIWNRRTLEKRLEEELMRAKKYRGKMSLILLDIDYFKKVNDTFGHPVGDSVLKKIVEILKDNLRKTDFIGRWGGEEFIVVCAETDEKTVWKVAEKLRKAVDNYDFKLDIPLTISLGTATFDNIESLDEILKRADINMYKAKRKGRNITHPDICNKIDKENPVDSLEILNSTI; encoded by the coding sequence ATGGGGACAGCTGTAAAAATTGCCCTAATAAGCCACTGTATCAGCAATATAATAGTTACTTTGGTTATTTTTTCCCTGTGGAGACAAAACAAGAGTCGGTTTAATGGGATTTCCAGTTGGATGTTCTCTTTCTTGCTTCAGGCTGTTGGGATGCCCCTTATTTTCATGAGAGGAATTATTCCGGATTTTTTTTCCATAGTACTAAGCAACACTTTGATTGTTGCAGGATCAGTTATACTTTATTTTGGATTCGGAGATTTTATAAATGAAAAAATATTAAGATGGCCATATTTGACGGCAGTTGGTGTTTTTTTTATTTTTTACACTTATTTTGGAGTAATCTCTCCCAATCTATATATGAGATTAACGCTGATTTATTTTTCTGTGGCAATTATAAATTTCCAGTGTGTCAGAATTCTCTGGAAAAACAAGGATTCAAATATGGCTATTAATTACGAGCTGACAGGTGGGATAATTTTTTTCTCTGGACTATTTTATCTCGGAAGTATGTTTGATAACCTCTATAATCATTATGACATTGATTTTTTTTCCAAGGGTCTGCGTTTTGTTACACTTATTATCGTAAGTCAGTTGATAAAAATTATAGTGACATTTTCTATTATGATCATGGTAAACAGAAGACTTCTTTTGACTCTAGAAGACGAATCTGTTGCAAAAGAAAATCTAATGAAAGAGCTAGAATATCAGGCAAGAGTAGATATTCTTACCAATATATGGAACAGAAGGACATTAGAAAAAAGGTTAGAAGAGGAATTAATGAGAGCTAAAAAGTATAGGGGCAAAATGTCTCTTATTTTACTGGATATTGATTATTTCAAGAAAGTAAACGATACCTTCGGACATCCCGTAGGTGACTCTGTACTAAAAAAGATAGTCGAGATATTAAAAGACAATCTCAGAAAAACTGATTTTATAGGTCGCTGGGGTGGAGAAGAGTTCATTGTGGTCTGTGCCGAAACAGATGAAAAAACAGTATGGAAAGTAGCAGAAAAATTGAGAAAGGCCGTGGATAATTATGATTTTAAATTAGATATCCCTCTAACCATCAGCTTAGGTACCGCTACATTTGACAACATTGAAAGTTTAGACGAAATTTTGAAGCGAGCAGATATTAATATGTATAAGGCCAAAAGAAAAGGCAGAAATATAACCCATCCTGATATCTGTAATAAAATAGATAAGGAAAACCCAGTAGATAGTCTGGAAATTTTGAATTCCACAATATAA
- a CDS encoding cold-shock protein, which translates to MEVLQMANGTVKWFNAEKGFGFITSEDGTDVFAHFSEIQKDGFKSLEEGEQVTFEITKGQKGPQASNIKTV; encoded by the coding sequence ATGGAGGTATTACAAATGGCAAACGGAACAGTAAAATGGTTTAATGCAGAAAAAGGATTCGGATTTATCACTTCTGAGGATGGAACTGATGTATTCGCACACTTCTCTGAAATTCAAAAAGATGGATTCAAATCTTTAGAAGAGGGAGAGCAAGTTACTTTTGAGATCACTAAAGGTCAAAAAGGTCCTCAAGCTTCTAACATCAAAACTGTATAA